In a genomic window of Bacillota bacterium:
- a CDS encoding SDR family oxidoreductase — MDLTQPRTALITGASRGLGYSLARELARRGWSLALMARRRPLLEAAAEEIRMAGEGKAEVVCEAGDVSDEAARLRLTNRVAERWGHLHLLVNNASELGPTPLPRLEEFPIDALARLFQANTVAPLRLVQLSVRLLQAAGQAMVLNITSDAAVAGYPGWGGYGASKAALELISRALANELAGTGVRVLAVDPGDMDTDMHRLAVPDADPRKLCSPDQVARRIASLIERYLGADRSLDAAWRISLAPPVGGDARA, encoded by the coding sequence CCCAACCCCGCACGGCTCTCATCACGGGGGCCAGCCGTGGCCTGGGCTATTCGCTTGCCCGAGAGCTTGCCCGCCGCGGCTGGTCCTTGGCCCTGATGGCCCGCCGCCGTCCCTTGCTCGAGGCAGCTGCCGAGGAGATCCGGATGGCTGGCGAGGGCAAAGCGGAGGTGGTGTGCGAGGCCGGCGACGTGTCCGACGAGGCGGCCCGGCTGCGTCTGACAAACCGCGTCGCTGAACGCTGGGGTCACCTGCACCTGCTGGTCAACAACGCTTCGGAACTGGGCCCGACGCCCCTTCCACGGCTGGAAGAGTTCCCGATTGACGCCCTCGCACGCCTCTTCCAGGCGAACACAGTTGCCCCCCTCCGGCTCGTGCAACTCTCGGTGCGCCTCTTGCAGGCGGCAGGGCAGGCGATGGTGCTGAACATCACGTCCGACGCCGCCGTTGCCGGCTACCCGGGCTGGGGCGGGTACGGCGCCAGCAAAGCGGCGCTTGAGCTGATCAGCCGAGCCCTGGCCAACGAACTGGCCGGCACCGGCGTCCGGGTGCTCGCCGTGGATCCCGGCGACATGGACACGGACATGCACCGGCTGGCTGTCCCGGACGCCGACCCCCGGAAGCTTTGCTCCCCCGACCAGGTGGCGCGCCGTATCGCGAGCCTCATCGAGCGCTACCTCGGCGCCGATCGCTCCCTCGACGCCGCGTGGCGCATCTCCCTGGCTCCCCCGGTCGGGGGTGACGCCCGTGCTTGA